The Mangrovivirga cuniculi genomic sequence AGAAATCCGAACCTTATGAAGAAAAGCTTAAGGAGCTAGGTAAAAAAACGGTAATTTTTAATGCCTGTGGTAAGTATAATCTAAATCAATCGGCTTCACTTGCGAGGCAATCTCTTGTTGTGTTTGCACATGATACCGGCTTGATGCACATTTCTGCCGCTCTGAAGAAAAAAATCTATAGTATTTGGGGCAATACTGTTCCGGCATTCGGATTTTACCCATATAAGACGAAGTTTGTAGTTTTTGAAAATAATAAAATTGACTGTCGACCGTGCTCAAAAATGGGATTTAAAAAGTGTCCGAAAGGTCATTTTAAGTGTATGGAAGACCAGGTCTTTGATTTTTATTTACCTTGATAACTAATTTATTTTTAAATCAGTTTTCCAAAACATGCCTAAGAATAAAGATTATTTAAAAGGATATTATCTAACCAGTTTTGCTTTTTTAGCAATAATTAGTGTAGTGTTTTTTATAATTTTTGGAGTAAGAATGATACTTGGATATGAGCCGTTTCGCTTAACAAAACTTATTGTTTTAATTTGTATTGGAATTTTTTTTAGAGCAATGTCATATTTTATATATCGATCAGATGGTTAATGTCGCTTCTCGGTAAACTTTTGGTAAACCTTATGAAGATAAGCCTGACCTAGTTGGAAATCTTTATCTGTTATCGTAGAATCCCTGACTATAAAATCTTCACTTGAAGTACTGTAGCTGTAAGTGCCATTTGGTACTTTAAAACTGTATCCCTGGCTGAAACTATACCAGGCCATTGGTTTAAAATCTACCTGAAATAAATTTTTAGAAAAATAATATTCAGAATGATCGATGTCCATTTCACCAAGTAAGGTCGCGGGAAAATCTGTCTGAGAAGAAAGTCGGTCGATCGTAAATCCTGTTTGGTTTAATGCTCCGCCTGTCCAGATCATAGGAATTTTAAACGTTTCTTCTGCAAAATATTCTGACCCATCTGGATCTCTTACCCCATGGTCAGCCATAATTACGACTAATAGGTCATTCCATAAGGTTTTCTCTTCTTTGAGGCTCTCGATTACTTTTTTGATCTGCAGGTCAGTAAAGTGAGAGGTAGAATAAACTCTTTCCTGTAATGAATTATCACCAAATTTATATTCTCCGGGCACCTCATATGGAGGATGATTTGATAGTGTAAACCAGGTAGTAAACCAGGGTTTGTTTTTACCATATTGATTAATCCGATCTATTAAAGTATCACTGACAATGTCGTCATGAACTCCCCACTTAGTTGTGCTTAATGAATCCGGGAAATTACTTTCAGTAACCAATTCATCCGTTCCGGCAGAAAGAAAATATCCTTTAAAATTGGCAAAGGTCAGATCACCTCCGTAAAAAAAGCTTGTGTGGTAGCCTTCCTTTACCAGATCCTTTGTTAAATGGGGCAAACCATAGGCGATAGCAGGGTATTTAATCACGGGAGCAACAGGATGTGCAGGAAAACCACTAAAAATAGCAGTCATTCCTTTATGAGATCGGTCTCCTGAAGCATAAAAATTATCAAAATAAATACCCTTTCTGGTAAGCTGATCCAGATAAGGAGTTACCTCCTGACCATTGTAATTTTTGTGCATGAATTTAGATGCCATGCTTTCGATAATGATCAAGAGAATATTTGGTCTTTTGGTATTTAAAACTTCTAAAAAGGGCCTTTTAACATTGAGTTTGGTAATTAAGGAATCTGCTTTCTCGTCATTATACCAATCTTTTTTTAATGCTTCGGGGTCGTATTTTGAAAGGGCATAGTTAAAATTCCACGCCGGATTTAATGCCAGCTGATTGATCTCCGAATGATTGCTGAAAAAGACTGAACCTGGATTAAGTGGAGCAATACCTATTCCACCCCGGACAGGAATAATCAGGAATCCAAGTAATAGCATAAAACCAAGAGAAAAAGGAAGCCTGAATTTAGGGAATAAAAGAATGTCCCTGGTCAGATTTAAGATAGAAAAAACCAGAAAGCCACAAAACAAAATAAAATATAAGACGGGTATTATGACCTCAGTAAATCCAACACTAGCCACTGCTTCACCAGGTGTATCTAAGAAAAGTAAGGGGCAGTGTCTAAACGAAATCCCCAGAATTGAAATAATTTCAGGTCTACAGCAGCCATTAAAGACAGGATGACAGCAAATAATATTAATATAACCCTGTTAGCATAAAACTGAAATCTATTTGTAAACAGGAAACCGACAATTAACAACACAATTGGAATTGCGACAACATATGAAGCGATTGACAGATCCATTCTCAGGCCATGAACAAATGCCATCAGGACTTCAGTAGTCTCAGCATTCCTGGTTATTTCGGAAAAATGAAACAATAAAAAAACCAGTCTGATCAGGAAGCCGGCAAAAACAAAAAGTCCAAATACTTTTAGTAGATATAAAAAGCGTTGCTTCATAAATTATTCTCCGGGTTATGATGTATACAGATCAATTGACCTGTCAAACAAAACGTAAAATTAATAAATAGTGGGATAACCAGTTGTATATTTATAATTTAGTCAAAACAGGAAGTCCTAAATGGCACTAATAAGCAAAAAGAAAATACCTTTTGAAATAAGTACCGGCCTTCGGAACTATCTTAATAAACACGACCGGTCATTTAAATCGCCTATTCATTATTCGGATTTATTGCGCTTTAATAGTACAATAGCCTTGTATGATAGAAAGGGTGATGATACACTATGGGAAACTGTTTTTTATGCAGGAAGTGAAATGGGGCATATTAATGAAAGCCTTAAAAAGATTTATGCGCTGTTAAAATCGGATGGAGATCTTTCTGTTATAGAACACTTATTTATTGACAGGGTCGATATTTGCCCCTATGGAAATAGCATGCCTTTTCGAGTAAGAATCGTCAACCAGATTAATGATAATTTTGACTATTTCTATGTAAAAAAAGCTGATGCAAGCAGGATCTATGGCCTGGAACTGGAGCATCTTTTGTCTCCTAATAGAATCAATTACCTGGTAGATGGTGATACTTTAATTGAAGAGCATATTGCAGGAGTACCTGGTGATCAGTTTATCGTGACCTATCTTGAAAATGATCATCAGTTAAATAAGATTCGATTAGCCAAAGAATTTGTGAAGTTCAATGAAAGATGCTTCGTAAGGCTTCTTGGTGATATGCACAGCAGTAACTTCGTAATTGATATTACCCCTGATTTTGAAGAAATACATTACAGAATAAGGTCTATCGATTTTGATCAGCAATCTTATGAAGGACGGAGGGCAATTTATATGCCCAAATATTTCAAGCAAAATTACCCTTTGATAAAATTAGGACTGGAAACAATGACACCGGAATCAGTTCGCCAATACCAAAAAGAGGAACGAGCGTTAATCGTTCACAGAATTCGTGCTTCCAGATATGCCTTGAAAGATTTAATGGATGTTATGATGGTTGATAAAATTTCTTTGCCAGAGCATGTAGAAAGCCTAAAAAAAGAATTGGCCGATCATTATGAAGCTCCACAATTTCTCGAATGTAAATCCATGGGAGAAATTGTGAAGCAAAGTCTTAAAATGTTACTAAGGAATATTTAATCGCGGATAATTCCATCCGGATAACTTACTATACTTTGATTTCCTTCTTCGTCTACAGCTGATATACCAAATAGATAATTATCAATTACAATTCCTTTTAAGGTATATGCTGTGGTGTTTTTATCAACAAAAACAGAATATTGCCATTGTGGTGAAGTTGTTTCCCTGTAGTGAATGATATATCCCTTAAGATCATCAGTTTCAATAGCATCCCAGCTTAATTTCGCTGAAGGCTCAACTATCCCTCCAATTTTTACATTCTCAGGAGAAGGCGGGGCTAAAGCTACCGATGCCATCGTGATTGCATTTACTGCAGTTAAAAGCCTGGTGTATTCAAAGTTCACTCCTTCAACAACATCACCATATTCTATTCCATCCTCAGTTCTGAGATCCTGGTGTTGTCTGTTATAATTTTCATGAGCTTCCATGATCCGCACTCCTGCAAATCCAAGATCATTAAATGGTCTGTGATGGCCACCTCTTCCAAACCTGTCTAAGCGATAGATCATTATTGGATTCATATATGGCATATATTTCTCAGTTACGTAGTGTACATATCTGGCTAGCTGTCTGCTGTTTCCATCATTTTCACCACCAAAAAATCTTCTTAATCTACGATCACGTTCTGATTCGGTAGGAGGAACAGGTTCTGAAAATATTCTGAAAGAGCGGTTGTCGATCACTCCATCAACACCTTCAATATTTCCAATCATATCATTATTGAGTACACCAACAATATTCCATCCTTCATCTTTTGCTTTTTGTGCAAGAAATTTCCCTCCGTATAATCCTTGTTCTTCTCCACTCAAACCCGCATAAATAATACTGCATTCGAAATCGTATTTTGATAAAATACGGGCAGCTTCGATTGCTCCGGCCATTCCTGAAGCATTATCATTAGCGCCGGGAGCATCATCTTTATAATTTAAAACATCAGAGATTCGGCTATCAATATCACCAGACATGATTATATACCGGTTTGGATATTTTGTTCCTCTTTGTATTGCAAGAACATTAACAATATAGGTATCCTCAGGAATTCTTTCGCTTTCACCTTTCTTCACGAGGTTTCTTTGATAAGATACCTCCAGACAACCATCACATTCTTTAGAAATTTCATCAAATGTAGATTTAATCCATCTTCTGGCTGCACCTATGCCCGGGTATCAGAAATGGTGTCAGATAATGTGTGACGAGTGCCAAAACCGGCAAGGGTTCTAATATCTGATTCTAACCGTTCAGCTGAAACCTCATCTATAATTTCGTACATAACGGGATTGAATTGGGTAATACCGCTCTGTGATAAAATGGGTAAGCATAAAACAAATAATATAGGAGCTAAAATTTTTTTATACATAAGAGTTAAATTTTTATATCAGTTTCTTTTGTTTAACCAAATAAACAAAAATTAGTTTCAAGGCCTAATTCACGGTCGTAATTGCTACATCTTGCCATGATTATTTGTAAATTGAATTGATCTAAATGCCAGAACTTATGTCATTAAATAACAAAAACTTATTAAGAAATAAAGCATATATAAATGGTAATTGGAGAGAAGCATCATCGGGAAATACTTATGACGTTAAAAACCCGGTGGATGATTCTGTTATCACCAGTGTTCCTGATATGGGAATGGAGGATGTGAAAAAAGCAATAGATATAGCTGATCAGAAGTTTGAAGAATGGTCATCGATGCTTGCAAAGGACCGCAGCGCAATATTAAATAAATGGTACAGGCTACTCATGGAAAACCAGGAAGATCTTGCCATTTTAATGACTAAAGAAATGGGTAAGCCCTTAAAGGAATCAAGAGGAGAGATTGCCTATGGAGCTTCTTTTATTCAATGGTTTGCTGAGGAGGCAAAGCGAATTTATGGTGATGTCATTCCTCATCATGCTGATGGCAAAAGAATTGTAGTAATAAAGCAACCAGTAGGAGTAGCCGGCATTATTACTCCATGGAATTTTCCTTTGGCTATGATAACCAGAAAGGTAGGGCCTGCACTGGCGGCGGGATGTCCTGTTGTAATCAAACCTGCACAAGATACGCCACTGAGTGCTTTGGCTGCGGCTTATCTTGCTGAAGAAGCAGGTGTTCCGGCAGGTGTTCTTAATATTATCACTTCGAGTTCTTCGTCTGAGATTGGTAAAGAATTAACAACCAGTGATAAGATCAAAAAAATATCGTTTACCGGATCGACTAAAGTAGGTAAATTACTGATGAAACAAAGTGCATCTACAGTAAAAAAAATATCCCTTGAATTGGGAGGTAATGCTCCTTTTGTAGTTTTCGAAGATGCCGACCTGGACGAGGCTGCACAAGGAGCAGTTGACTGTAAGTTTAGAAATGCTGGTCAAACATGTGTTTGTGCTAATCGAATATTAGTTCACGAAGATGTCTATGATGATTTTGTAGAAAAGTTTGCTGCTAAGGTAAAAAAACTAAAAGTAGGCAACGGCTTGGAAACAGGTATAGATATTGGCCCGTTGATTAACGATGATGCAGTAAAAAAAGTAATTGATCTTGTTCAAGATGCAATTGATAAAGGAGCTAAAATAGTCGCGGGAAGTAATGAACCGGACGGTAGATTTATTGATCCAATTGTCCTGACAAATGTGGATGATTCAGTTGAAATGTTCAATAAAGAGATATTTGGTCCTGTTGCACCGGTTTATAAATTCAGTAATGATGATGAGGCGATAAAGCTTTCAAATAAAACTCAATTTGGTTTAGCTTCGTATTTTTATTCCAGAGATATAGGTCGGATCTGGAAGGTTGCCGAACAGCTTCAGTATGGTATGGTAGGAATAAATGAAGGGTTGATTTCTACTGAAGTTGCTCCTTTTGGAGGAGTGAAAGAATCAGGTATGGGACGTGAAGGATCAAAGTATGGTATTGAGGAATATATTAATGTGAAATACATGTTAATGGGAGGGTTGTAAGCAAGTATATTAAGTTTACTTAAAGAAAATGAATAAATTTCAGTCACCGAAAAAAAATCAAATTGGAAACCTAACTACGAGGGTAGTCGGTGTCTTTTTGATTATTTTTTTAGTGGTTGGTGGATTTGGTTATATCTCCTATAATAGCTTCAATTCTCTTAATAATTCTGTGCGTTCATTAGCCTCAGCTGAAGAGACCTCAGAGCAATTAAATGAGTTGTTCAGAGACATGATGAAAGCTGAAAACCTCATCAGAATCTACATTATTACAGAAGATGATTCGACCTTCAGGGAGTATAATCAATTAAAAGACTCTATTAATATAGGATTGAAAGACCTTCAAAAGGCGATCGGAGATGATCCTTTAAGAGGAAGAAAAGTTGATACATTAAAATCTTTGTTTGACCTGAAGCAGGAGATGCTGACTGATTTTCTGGCTTTGAAGAAAAAGCAATTAAGAAATGCCTATACCGATAAGGCATTGAGAGAATTAAATCTTGATGGAAAATCAAACGATCAGATTCGTCAATTGCAATCGACCTCTGTTAGTCCAAAGTCTGATTCTCTGGTTGGAGGAGAGGTGAGTTACAGGGTCGTTGAGCGAGAAAAGCAAGCCAAAGGCATAATCGCTTCATTAAAGAGATTATTTGGTAGTAGAGAGGTAGTATATGATACAATTCCTGTGCTTGATGCAGAAAATGATTCTGCTTTAGTTACTAATGGTACTGGCTATGTCAAAAGATTAGTAGATGGTGATTCATTAGTTAATCGAATTGAAGAAATACTTACCGATTTGAGGGCAGAAGAAAGATATTATCGAAATCTCCTTTCACTTCGGGAATATAGAATATTAGAACAGGATCAAAACCTACTATTTCAAATTCAGGAGACGCTGAATGAATTAACCTCAATTGAAAGACGAACTAATTTAAGCAAACAAGAGGAGGCTCAAAATGTCGCTGATGAAGCAACAAATACCTTGTTTGCTATTGGATTAGTAGGGCTTATTGGGTCTGGAATATTGCTCACACTTGTTTTCAGAGGCGTTTCGAGAAGTAATTATTACCGCCAACGAGCTGAAATGGAGAAAAACAGGGCGGAAAGGCTGGCGAGAATTAAAGAGGAATTTCTGGCAAACATGAGTCATGAAATCAGGACGCCAATACATTCTATCAATGGATTCCTGGGGTTATTACAAGATACAGAACTTAATGAGGACCAGGTGAAATATTTGCGGACAATTAATGGAAGCGCATCTTTTCTTCTTCGTCTGGTGAATGATCTGCTCGACTTGTCTAAGCTTAATGCGGGAAAAGTAACATTACATAATGAAGGTTTTTATCCTTCTCATTTACTCGGGGAGATAATAGATTCATTTAAACCTCAAGCTGATGAAAAAGGAATTGAATTGAAATATGCTTTTAAAGCAGATAAAGATCTGGCGCTGGAAACAGATGTTTTCAGGTTCAGACAGATTCTAACTAACCTGTTAAGTAATGCTATAAAGTTTACAGAGAAAGGAACCGTTGATTTAACCTTTCAGTGGAACAATAAATACAATGTAGCAAAGATCAATATTTCTGATACTGGTATAGGGATGACTCCTGAAGAGCAAAGAAAAGTATTTAGTTCATTCTCCCAGGCAGACGCCAGCATAACCAGAAAATACGGAGGTACTGGTTTAGGTTTGGCAATTGTTAAAAAAATGATCGAGCTATTTGACGGTGCGATTGATCTGATTAGCACAAAGGGAAAAGGATCTGATTTTACAGTAAGAATCCCTATGCAGCTGGCAAGCAAGGAATTTCAGGAAGTACCGCAATCAGATGAAAAAATTAAAAGTCTGAAGGATCTTTCAGCTGCAGTAGTTGATGATGATCCAAATAACCGACTTTTGATGTCTAAAATTTTAATATCAATTGGATTTGAGGTCAGTGTTTATGAAAACCCGAAAGAATTTCTCGACAAAATCGAAAAACAGAGGTTTGATTTTATTTTTTCAGATATACAAATGCCTGATATTGATGGATTGACTCTTTCAAAAATACTTCGTGAAAACCATCAGGATAATTTCGAAAAACTGGTAGCAATGACAGCAAAAGGTGAAAGCAGGCCCGATGTACAGGAAAATAAATCAAATTTTGACAGTATTTTATTCAAGCCTTTTTCCAGAGTGGAGCTGATCAATACTGTGTTTAATCTTGCTGAAATTGAACCTGAAAAAGAAGTCTTTTCAGAAAAACCTAAATCTGATGATGGTAATAGTTCAGAATTGGATATCTCAGAAATAAAAGTTTTTGCCGGTGATGACCCTGAGATGATTCGGAATATGATAGAGGGTTTATACGGTAATATGCAAAATGACATTGCAAACTTTAGATCATATGCTCAGCAAAATGAGATCGATAACCTCAGGAAACTTGCTCATCGAATGATTCCATCCTGGAGTCACTTTTCATTTGATACTGTTTCTCAGAAACTCCGGGTTCTTGAAGAGACGATCGAGTCTAATCCAGATGCATCAGAGGAAATTTATCTGATGGCAGATGATCTTGCGGAAGAAATGTCAGCAGATATTGCTCTGATAGATAAATGGCTCAGGCGTCAATCTCATATCGCTTAATCTTATTGTACAGGGTTTTCCTGTCAATGTTCAGGATCTTAGCAGCTAAGCTTTTATTGTAGTGAGTTTCTTTTAATACCTTTTCTATAGTTTCTTTTTCACTAGTCTCCTGAAGTTGTTTTAAGTCTTTAGGATTAGTTTCCTCACTACTTTCTATACTTCCATTATTCGAAGGTAGAGTTTGTTCTGTTATTACCGGAGAAACACCTGATTTGATTTCTTCAGGCAGTTGTTCTGGAGTAATTTTATTATCCTGACAGAGCAGAACGGCTCTTTTTATAACATTTTTTAATTCACGAAGGTTGCCCGGCCATGGGTAATTCTTAAATACCTCGACTGTATCTGCGGTGAACCCCTCTATGTCTTTTCCCAATTCGTCGTTCGCTTCATTTAAGAAGTGATCAGCAAAAATAAACAGATCATTACCCCGATGCCTCAAAGGATATAATTGAATACTAAATTCGTTTAATCTATGATAAAGGTCCAGTCTGAAAGAACCCTCTTCAGCTTTTTTCTTGAGGTTATCATTAGTAGCAGCTATTATCCTTACATCGACTTCTATATCTGCGTTTGACCCAATTTTTCTAATTTTTTGTTCCTGAAGTGCCCGGAGTAATTTAACCTGAACTTCATATGATAGGTTCCCAACCTCGTCAAGGAATAAAGTCCCTCCATTTGCATATTCAAATTGGCCGGTCTTATCTTGAAGTGCTCCTGTAAAACTGCCTTTTACATGGCCGAATAATTCACTTGCAGCAAGTTCATCACTTAGGGCTCCACAGTCCACAGCAATAAAAGGCTTGCCCTGACGATTACTCTTTTCATAAATCAACTTAGCGGCAAATTCTTTACCGGTACCACTTTCACCTAAAATGAGAACACTCATGTCAGTAGGCCCAACCAGGGAAGCATGCTCATATACCTTTTTGGCATATTTAGATTCCCCGGAAATATAATCTAAGTCACCTTTTTTCCTGGATTTTTTTGATTTGCCTGAAGGGACGACTTCTTCTACCGGGTCTTTCTTTTCCTTAAGAGCTCTTTTTACTAATAATAATAGTTCATCAGGGTTCACTGGCTTGGTGACAAATTCAAATGCTCCGATCTGAATAGATTTAACAGCAGTTCTGATATCAGCATAGTGGGTCATTAATATCACCGGTGTTCCGGGATAATCGTCTTTTACTTTTTTGATTACAGAAATTCCATCCTGATCAGGAAGTTTATAATCTGTTAAAACCAGATCAACTTGATGATTTTTTAAATGATCAATTCCTGATTCAGCAGAATGAGCACTTTCCACCTCAAACTCATTACGCTTGAGGAAAGTGGTCAACATCATGTTGAATGAAGGATCATCGTCTATTACTAGTATCTTGGGCATGTAATCTTTATCTATTCCTTAGCAAATATAAAATTAGACCTTATTTTTCGAATCAGCTATTTTAACTGATAAATTTGGAACTAATTGTTTAAAGATCGACTCATTTCTACAGGAGTCACTTTAAAGCCAAGCTTTCTCAATCCTGAAATTAAACCTTCCTTACCTACCAGGTGACCGGCACCGACAGCAATAAAAGAATTTTTGTTATTGATTAAATCGGGGATTTTACTCAGCCATTCTCTGTTTCTGTCTCTTAGTAGCATATTTTTTTCATCTTCACTTAATCCATTAGACATCAGGTCTGCTTCTATAGACTCCAGTTTATTAGCAAAGTAATTCCGGATCATCAGGTTCAATAATACTTTATTTTCATCTATGTTATCTACAGCATCTTCTAGTATTTCAAGCTGCCTTAAGACACTGATTCGGTTAAAAAGCAAATTCATCTGAAAAGATGTAGTTTCAAGTCCTACTAATTCTATATTATTGTTATTTGCATAATCCAGGAAATACTGATCGATTAACACTTCGTTTGTTTCAGCAAGAACAGGGAATTCCTGCACATAAATAGCCTGAGTAAACATGCTCCAAGCCATCGCTGGTTTAAACTGGTTTAAATATAAAACAGATACACCCAGGTTTTCTTTCAATAGGTTATTGAGTTTCTTAAACTTAACACTATCCATTATATCACTTAGGAGAGTGTCCTCCATCAGGGTGTATTTTATAACTTTCCTAAGAAGGTCTGTAGAATCGGTAACTGTTTCACCTACAATTAATTCAGCTCGTGTTAAAGCCTCGGTCACTGCAGGAAGGCTGTCAATATAACTTTTGTCTAATAAATGTAAAGTGCCATAAAGATATGAGACTTTATCTGTTTCAGGATGCTCGATTTTCCAAAGCAAACTGGAGTTTTTCTGGGAAAAAAGTATTTCCGGGTGGCTAATCAGAATTATAAACAATATATAAACGCACGATTTTCTCATCCACTTTTTAATAAAAGATACATTTAATTTCGGGTTATTTCAATAATGCGAAATAAAAAAGGATCAGCAGGCGCTGATCCTTAATTCCATAGCCGGAATCTGTTAAGTATATGGTATTAGCCCGGTTGTTGCTAATACTTATTAATACTACAAAACCGTGCCAAAATGAAAAATAGTTGAAATCTGCTTAAAATCAATATGTGTGTAAATATTAGGTGAGGACCCTTTCACCTTTTTGTAGAATAATTCCACAATGTAGGGCAAAAAAAATCAGACGGTGTGTACGTCTGATTTAATTGATCGTGTGTGTGTGAATGGTTAATAAATAATAACCTTTACCTGTCCCAATAAACTTTTTATTTATGACAATTAATGTATTTCTTTTTAACTGAAATATTTAACCTAAACCGCCATTAATAACCTATTCTGATAAGTATATGGAAATTTCCATGCCAAAAATATAAATCGTTGATTGTCAGCGTATAGATTGATAGGGTTATAAAATACCCATGGACAATAACTACAAACTGGGGAATTGTTCCACAAAAAAAGGGGAACAATAACTCGTCCCCTTTTGTTTATGTTATTGCTACGCTATTAATATCTGTAGTATTCAGGCTTGAAAGGACCTTGCTTACTAACGCCGATATATTCAGCTTGCTCATTTGTTAATTCTTCAAGCTCGACGCCAATTTTTGAAAGGTGAAGTTTAGCAACTTTTTCATCAAGATGCTTAGGCAAAGTATATACCTTGTTTTCATATTTATCACCTTTATTCCATAATTCGATTTGAGCAAGAGTCTGGTTTGTAAATGAATTTGACATTACAAAACTAGGGTGTCCTGTAGCACAACCAAGATTAACCAGTCTTCCTTCAGCTAAAAGGATGATATCTTTTCCTTCGATTGTATATTTATCCACTTGTGGTTTGATAGTCTTTTTAGACTCACCGTGGTTATTATTTAGCCATGCAACATCAATTTCGTTGTCAAAGTGGCCTATGTTACAAACAATAGTTTTATCTTTCATCCTGGTGAAATGATCACCTGTGATGATATCTTTATTTCCTGTAGCAGTTACAACAATGTCAGCTTCTTTAACTGCATCAACCATCTTCTTTACTTCGTAACCATCCATTGCAGCCTGTAAAGCACAAATTGGATCAATTTCGGTGACGATAACTCTTGCACCTGCACCTCTTAATGAAGCAGCAGAACCTTTGCCCACATCTCCATATCCACCTACAACTGCTACTTTTCCGGCGATCATTACATCAGTCGCTCTTCTGATAGCATCAACTAATGATTCTTTACAGCCGTATTTGTTATCAAATTTAGATTTAGTTACTGAGTCATTAACATTGATCGCAGGCATCGGAAGAGTGCCTTTTTTCTCACGCTCGATCAACCTTAAAACTCCTGTGGTAGTTTCTTCAGAGATACCCTGGATGTTTTGTGCAAGTTCAGGATGCTTATCCAATACCATGTTGGTTAAGTCTCCACCATCATCAAGGATCATATTCAATGGTTGTCCATCTTCAAAAACTAATGTCTGCTCGATACACCAGTTATATTCTTCTTCTGTTAAACCTTTCCATGCATAAACTGGAACACCTGTTTTAGCTATAGCAGCTGCTGCATGATCCTGGGTAGAGAATATGTTACAAGATGACCACTGAACCTCAGCTCCAAGTTCGACAAGAGTCTCAATTAAAACAGCAGTTTGAATTGTCATGTGTAAACATCCAGCAATTCTTGCTCCTTTAAGAGGTTTGTCTTTTCCGAATTCCTCACGAATCGACATCAGGCCTGGCATTTCAGCTTCTGCAAGCTCAATCTCCATCCGGCCATAATCAGCAAGATTTATGTCTTTTACTTTGTACTTTAATTTAGTATCCTTTGCTTCTATCATGATGATATTACTGTTGATAATGTTAATTCTAAATTTAGAAACACAAATTTACTAAGTATG encodes the following:
- a CDS encoding TraB/GumN family protein, which gives rise to MLWKIEHPETDKVSYLYGTLHLLDKSYIDSLPAVTEALTRAELIVGETVTDSTDLLRKVIKYTLMEDTLLSDIMDSVKFKKLNNLLKENLGVSVLYLNQFKPAMAWSMFTQAIYVQEFPVLAETNEVLIDQYFLDYANNNNIELVGLETTSFQMNLLFNRISVLRQLEILEDAVDNIDENKVLLNLMIRNYFANKLESIEADLMSNGLSEDEKNMLLRDRNREWLSKIPDLINNKNSFIAVGAGHLVGKEGLISGLRKLGFKVTPVEMSRSLNN
- a CDS encoding sigma-54-dependent transcriptional regulator, translating into MPKILVIDDDPSFNMMLTTFLKRNEFEVESAHSAESGIDHLKNHQVDLVLTDYKLPDQDGISVIKKVKDDYPGTPVILMTHYADIRTAVKSIQIGAFEFVTKPVNPDELLLLVKRALKEKKDPVEEVVPSGKSKKSRKKGDLDYISGESKYAKKVYEHASLVGPTDMSVLILGESGTGKEFAAKLIYEKSNRQGKPFIAVDCGALSDELAASELFGHVKGSFTGALQDKTGQFEYANGGTLFLDEVGNLSYEVQVKLLRALQEQKIRKIGSNADIEVDVRIIAATNDNLKKKAEEGSFRLDLYHRLNEFSIQLYPLRHRGNDLFIFADHFLNEANDELGKDIEGFTADTVEVFKNYPWPGNLRELKNVIKRAVLLCQDNKITPEQLPEEIKSGVSPVITEQTLPSNNGSIESSEETNPKDLKQLQETSEKETIEKVLKETHYNKSLAAKILNIDRKTLYNKIKRYEIDA
- the ahcY gene encoding adenosylhomocysteinase, which translates into the protein MIEAKDTKLKYKVKDINLADYGRMEIELAEAEMPGLMSIREEFGKDKPLKGARIAGCLHMTIQTAVLIETLVELGAEVQWSSCNIFSTQDHAAAAIAKTGVPVYAWKGLTEEEYNWCIEQTLVFEDGQPLNMILDDGGDLTNMVLDKHPELAQNIQGISEETTTGVLRLIEREKKGTLPMPAINVNDSVTKSKFDNKYGCKESLVDAIRRATDVMIAGKVAVVGGYGDVGKGSAASLRGAGARVIVTEIDPICALQAAMDGYEVKKMVDAVKEADIVVTATGNKDIITGDHFTRMKDKTIVCNIGHFDNEIDVAWLNNNHGESKKTIKPQVDKYTIEGKDIILLAEGRLVNLGCATGHPSFVMSNSFTNQTLAQIELWNKGDKYENKVYTLPKHLDEKVAKLHLSKIGVELEELTNEQAEYIGVSKQGPFKPEYYRY